The genomic window CATGTTCTTTTCCTCGACAGCGCCCTCGGGCTGAGCGTTCTTGCCGCTCCACAGGCTGCCTATGACTATGGGGCAGTTCCTGTCGCCCATTCTGAATGCGACAACCACCTCATCGCCTATCTCGGGCAGCGCATAGCCGCCGTATTTATTTCCCGCATAGGGTGTCATCACAGGTATCCAGCCGGTGACATTCGTTCCGTCCTCGCCGAGGAAAAGCTCTACCTTCACCCTGCCGGGGTTGTCCTTATCATAGTTTTCCTTTACCGTGCCGGTAACTACGCCGCTTATTATGCCGCTTGACGATGCACCCGGGGCAAAGCCCGCCATATCTCCGAAAAGGCTCATTCTATTCCCATCCTCTCGCCTCAAATGATGTGATAAAGCCCGAACTGTTTATGCGGTGCGTGACCTCGCTAAGATAATACTTGTTATCCGCAAGCTTGTCAACATTCTCCACCTGTAAAAACCGTCCCGGAACTATCTCCGGCAGGCCTATCAGCTCGCCCTCTGCGTAGTAGCTGTTTTGCAGCATTTTCTCAGCTATGGCCGCAGCTCTTATCTTTGCCTTCTCCTCGCTGTCGGCATCGGCATCTATAAAAAACTGCTGCTGCGAGGGTGTCATAACCGGGGTGCTGCTCACAGTCGTCTTGGCCTTTGTCTTTGAGGATACGGCCTTACTGTTAACAGGATCATAGCCTATCACGTTTATCTCTGTGTCGAGATAATCAGCCATAGTGCTCAGTCTCATAAGCTCCCTGCCGAGGTTCACGGTCATGATGGGCGTCTTGTTCTTGCAGGGCTTTCTGAAATACGCCTTATCGTAAAGGATAAAAAATTCCCTTTCAGACTTGCCGTGCCCGAGCAGCTCGTTTCTGACAAAGTTATAGTCATTTGTGCTTTGTGAAACGGGGGCAGTCAGATTATCAGTCGTTGCCTCGGCCTCTATACTGCAAAGCTTTGAGTACCTGCCCATGACCTTTTTAAATATGTCCGAATAGTTCTTATCCTCGTAAAGCTGCTTTCTGATGCCGTTTGTCATCATCAGTTTCCTTGCGTCCATAAGCTTTACCACAAGCATCGGCTCATCGTATATCTCGCAGCCTATGCCCGCCACATAGCCCTTGAACACAGGCGTTGTAGCTGAAAGGTAGCCAAGCTCTATCTCTATGACAGTTCCGAGCTTGAAAAGCCCCTTTACCTTGCTGTCAAAGCTGTGCTTCTCAATGTCATAAACGTCTGCTATCTTTATTATTACCATTCCCGCACACTCGAGCGACAGAGTGACTGTAAGCTCGGTGACGGTCAGCTTGTTTTTTGCGATAAGATCGCTGCCGCTTGATTTTATCTTGAAGGCGGGAACTATGAAATTGCCGTACTTGTTTTCAAGCGAGGAATACTTTGCCGTAGCCGTCATCAGATCGGCCATAAGGGATCACCGCCGTTATCTTTTATTCGTCAATGGAAGGCACTCTGAGCATCTCGCCCACGGGTATGTCGAGAGGGTTCATTATGCCGTTTGCGTCTGCTATCCTGCGCCACTCGCGCACATCGCCGTATTCGTTTTTGGCTATATTCCAGATATTGTTATCTTCCGACATCACCCTTGCCTTTGTACGGTCGGGTGACATCAGGGGGCTTTTCTTCTGTGATGCATTGCCGCTTGTGCCCCTCATCGTCAGATCGACGACTGCACGCAGCGGCTTACCCGTTTTGTCAAACATAGTGTATGACACCACTACGCTTTCGGCAAACCCGACAAACTGTGTAGTGCCCCACACGAACGCCGCATTCGGGGGCTTATGCTTATCGCCGTCTATCACGGTGAGCGAGGTTATCTTATTTATCGTCTTGGTGATATCCTTATCCTCGCCGCCCATTATAGCACTCACAGCTCCCGTTAACATAGACGAGACCGATGTCGGCTCGTCGCAGTCAAAATAGAGCTTAACATTGAGCGTATCAAAGGGTTTGCCCTTGAACACACTGGTCGGCTCGTTTTCTTGTCGGCGTTCTTTTTCGGTAAAGTTGCTCCTGTTGGTTATCCTGTAATCCGAGGGGTTGAACTGAACGGGTATCTGCTCGACATTCCCGCCCGCTATGACTATCATAGCCTTAGCGCTTGCGAACTTGCCCGCTATCTTGCTGCCGATATTTGAAAGTGTGCTGGTAAGACCCATTACGATACCCCTTTCTTACTGCGAGAACCTCGATCTGTCAAAGCGAAGCCTGCTGCGCAGTTTTCTTATCATTTCCTCGGATATGCTGTCCATATCTGACGATCTGAGTGTCTGTGTTTCCATTACACGCTGCTTTTCGAGCAGCTGCTCTATCATTTTGGTGTTTTGCTGCACCTTTTCCTCGGTGCGCTCTATGGCCGCCATAGCATCGCCTATCCCGCGTGTGCCCATATCAAAACTCGGTGTCAGTCCTGCGCTTGCACCCTCTATGAGGTTGCCGAACTGCCTCTCAAGCTCAGCCTGAGTGGGCTGATGAGGCGGGGCTGTGCTTATGTCGTGGGCATTTGCCGCCGCAGGCTCACGGTAATGCAGCGTGACCGTATCGTGTACGGCATCGGGCTTTATCATATCCACCCTTCCCTCATCTGTGCGGGGCGCTGTCAGCGTTTTGCCGTTAAGTATGCTTATGCTTTTGCGCCCGATGATATTCTTTGCTGCGGGCACAAGACCCATGCTTTCTATCAGCGTCTGATAGGTCGGTCGGGTGTGGGTTGTCAGAGTATTATTTGATGTGTTGTATACATCGCCCGACTGCGCCGGCTTTTGCTCGGTGAACCGTTCAAGCAGTTCATTTAGTATGACCCTTTCGCCCGCTTGTCGCATTTGCATTTCGGGTGCGGGCAGTACTTTATCTTCGCTCTGTGAAGTCGGGTGATATTTGTTATTTAACAGGCTGATGCTAAGGTTGTTTATGACATTTCTGCTCAGCGGCACAAGACCCATGCTTTCTATCAGCATCTGATAGGTCGGTCGGGTGTAGGCCGTCAGAGTATTATTTGATGTGCTGTATATGTCACCCGACTGCGCCGACTTTTGCTCGGTAATCCTTTCAAGCAGTTCATTTAGTATGACCCTTTCGCCCGCTTCTCGCATTTGCATTTCGGGCGCTGGCAGTGCTTTATCTTCAATCTGTGAAGTCGGGTGATTTTTGCTGTTTAACAGGCTGATGCTAAGGTTATTTATGACATTCCTGCTCAGCGGCACAAGACCCATGCTTTCTATCAGCATCTGATAGGTCGGTCGGGTGTAGGCCGTCAGAGTATAATTTGATGTGCTGTATACATCGCCCGACTGCGCCGACTTTTGCTCGGTAATTCTTTCAAGCAGCTCGTTTAGTATGACCCTTTCGCCCGCTTCTCGCATTTGCATTTCGGGCGCTGGCAGTGCTTTATCTTCACTCTGTAAAGTCGGGTGATATTTGTTATTTAACAGACTGATGCTAAGGTTGTTTATGACATTTCTGCTCAGCGGCACAAGACCCATGCTTTCTATCAGCGTCTGATAGGTCGGTCGGGTGTAGGCCGTCAGAGTATTATTTGATGTGCTGTATATGTCACCCGACTGCGCCGACTTTTGCTCGGTAATCCTTTCAAGCAGTTCATTTAGTATGACCCTTTCGCCCGCTTCTCGCATTTGCATTTCGGGCGCTGGCAGTGCTTTTTCTTCACTCTGTGAAGTCGGGTGATTTTTGCCGTTTAACAGACTGATGCTAAGGTTATTTAAAATGCTCCTGCTCGGAGGCACAAGACCCATGCTTTCTATCAGCGTCTGATAGGTCGGTCGGGTGTGGGTTGTCAGAGTATTATTTGATGTGTTGTATACATCGCCCGACTGCGCCGGCTTTTGCTCGGTGAACCGTTCAAGCAGTTCATTTAGTATGACCCTTTCGCCCGCTTGTCGCATTTGCATTTCGGGTGCGGGCAGTACTTTATCTTCGCTCTGTGAAGTCGGGTGATATTTGTTATTTAACAGGCTGATGCTAAGGTTGTTTATGACATTTCTGCTCAGCGGCACAAGACCCATGCTTTCTATCAGCGTCTGATAGGTCGGTTGGGTGTAGGCCGTCAGAGTATTATTTGATGTGTTGTATACATCGCCCGACTGCGCGGACTTTTGCTCGGTGAACCGTTCAAGCAGTTCTCTTACAGTTTCAAGGTGATAAGCCGCCCTATGCACCGTGGGGACAGCCGCAGCGGGCGCAGCATCTGTGCCGCGCTCATCATCAATGATAATACTATCCGCATTATTACCGCCCGTTTCAATGCGCTTTGGTTCAATAGCAGTTTCGGGGGGCGCTATACCAAATGTACCAACATTATGCACACCGCGCACTTTTGCGGAAGGGAGAGAAAGCCCCGATTGCAGCACGGCTGATTCTTTCATCATCGGGCCGCGCATATTTGCCGTCTGTATGACCCTATGAAGAATACCCCTCTGTTCGCCGCCAACAGCCGTGAAATACAGCTCGGCAAGCTGCGCAGAAAGCTCGTCCTGCATTTTCGGGTCGCTCACAAAAGCTTTGACCTCGCCGATATTTTTGCCAGAAACAAAAGTGATCAGCCGCTGCCCGACAGCCTCTGTGACAGATTTTTTTTCGTTGACAGCCAAAATGACATTTGCTATCGCCGAGCTTATGCGCTCGGTCATGTAGCGGTCTTTGGCACTCGTGTGAGCCGTGCCGCCGGACTGCGCTTGGTCTGTAACGCTGCGTATCATAAGCGAAAGAGCCTTTGTCCTTTCGGCTATACTCATTTTTTCAAGCATTTTATCGGGAGCGGTCTCCCCGTGCTTGTGACTTTCAAGATAGACCTTTGTAACGGCCGTGTCGTATATCCTGCGCTCATCGGGCGTCAGCTCGGCGCCCTCATCAAGCAGCCTTTCAAGCATTGATACCGCAGCAAGGCTATTACTGTTGCGAGGCCGCTCCTGCACCGCTTTCGCCAAAGGTCTTAGCCTGTGGACATACCTTTCCCCGATCCCGGACATATACTCCGCACCGCCCGAAAGGAAGGTATTCATGATAAGCAGCCCAAGCTCTGCAAGCCCGCCCGCCCTCTCGGCATTACCGACGCCTTCAACCTTGTAGTTCGGGTTTTCGGTGTTGTAGGTGAGGTTTTCGCTGTTGAAATTGTACTCCGCGTCGGCGGTGTTGACAACGCTTTCCAACACGTTATTAACAGTCAAATCACCCTCGTGTGTGACTGTTGTATCAGCCGAGTTTGTGACATATGTTGCCGACGAATTATCGGCGATATTCTGCTCTGTGTTTTCGGTCTTGTAAGTGAGGTTTTCGCTGTTGTAATTGTACTCTGTATCTGCGGTGTTGACAACGCTTTCCGACACGTTATTAACAGTCAAATCACCCTCGTGCGTGACTTCTGTATTTGATGTATTTGTAACAGATGTTGCCGACGAATTATCGGCGATATTCTGCTCTGTGTTTTCGGTCTTGTAAGTGAGATTTTCGCTGTTGTAATTGTACTCTGTATCTGCTGTGTTTACAACGCTTTCCGACACGTTATTAACAGTCGAATCGCCCTCGTGTGTGACTGTTGTATCAGCCGAGTTTGTAACATATGTTGCCGACGAATTATCGGTATAATTCTGCTCGTTTGTTTCGGTCTTGTAAGTGAGATTTTCGCTTTTATAATTGTACTCCGTATCGGCGGTGTTTACAACGCTTTCCGACACGTTATTAACAACCGAATCACCCTTATGTGTAACTGTTGTATCAGCCGAGTTTGTGACATATGTTGCCGACGAATTATCGGCGATATTCTGCTCGTTTGTTTCGGTTTTGTAGGTGAGGTTTTCGCTATTGTAATTGTACTCCGTATCAGCTGTGTTTACAACGCTTTCCGACACGTTATTAACAGTCGAATCACCCTCGTGTGTGACTGTTGTATCAGCCGAGTTTGTGACATATGTTGCCGACGAATTATCGGAGATATTCTGCTCTGTGTTCTCGGTGTTGTAGGTGAGGCTTTCGGCGTTGTAATTGTGCTCCGTGTCGGCTGTGTTAACAACACTTTCCGACACGTTATTAACAGTCGAATCGCCCTTATGTGTGACTGTTGTATCAGCCGAGTTTGTGACATATGTTGCCGATGAATTATCGGTGATATTCTGCTCGCTTGTTTCGGTTTTGTAGGTGAGGTTTTCGCTGTTGTAATTGTACTCTGTGTCGGCGGTGTTGACAACGCTTTCCGACACTTTATTAACAGTCGAATCACCCTCGTGTGTAACTGTTGTATCAGCCGAGTTTATAACAGATGTTGACGATGAATTATCGGTATAATTCTGCTCGTTGTTCTCGGTCTTGTAGGTGAGGTTTTCGGTGTTGTAATTGTACTCTGTATCTGCGGTGTTTACAACGCTTTCCGACACGTTATTAACAGTCGAATCACCCTTATGTGTGACTGTTGTATCAGCCGAGTTTGTGACATATGTTGCCGACGAATTGTCGGCGATATTCTGCTCGTTTGTTTCGGTTTTGTAGGTGAGGTTTTCGCTGTTGTAATTGTACTCCGTATCAGCGGTGTTGACAACGCTTTCCGACACGTTATTAACAGTCGAATCACCCTCGTGTGTGACTGTTGTATCAGCCGAGTTTGTGACATATGTTGCCGACGAATTATCGGCGATATTCTGCTCGGTGTTCTCGGTCTTGTAGGTGAGGTTTTCGCTGTTGTAATTGTACTCTGTATCTGCGGTGTTTACGACACTTTCCGACACGTTATTAACAATCGAATCACCCTCGTGTGTAACTTCTGTATTTGCGGTATTTGTAACAGATGTTGCCGATGAATTATCGGCGATATTCTGCTCGCTTGTTTCGGTTTTGTAGGTGAGGTTCTCGCTGTTGTAATTGTACTCCGTATCGGCGGTGTTAATGACACTTTCAGAGACGTTATTAACAGTCGAATCACCCTCGTGTGTGACTTCTATATTTGCAGTATTTGTAACAGATGTTGCCGACGAATTATCAGTGATTGTCTGCTCTGTATTCTCGGTCTTGTAGGTGAGGTTTTCGCTGTTGTAATTGTACTCTGCATCAGCGGTGTTGACAACGCTTTCCGACACGTTATTAACAACCGAATCACCCTCGTGTGTAACTTCTGTATTTGCGGTATTTGTAACAGATGTTGCCGATGAATTATCGGTATAATTCTGCTCGTTGTTCTCGGTCTTGTAGGTGAGGTTCTCGCTGTTGTAATTGTACTCCGTATCGGCGGTGTTAATGACACTTTCAGAGACGTTATTAACAGTCGAATCACCCTCGTGTGTGACTTCTGTATTAGCCGAATTTATAACAGATGTTGACGATGAATTATCGGTGATATTCTGCTCGTTTGTTTCGGTTTTGTAGGTGAGGTTTTCGCTGTTATAATTGTACTCCGTGTCGGCTGTGTTTGTGACGCTTTCCGACACGTTATTAACAGTCGAATCACCCTTATGTGTGACTGTTGTATCAGCCGAGTTTGTGACATATGTTGCCGACAAATTATCGGTGATATTCTGCTCTGTGTTCTCGGTGTTGTAGGTGAGGCTTTCGGCGTTGTAGGTATACTCTGCGATATCGGTATTTACATTACCGTCGACAATATTCGACACCGCAGGCGGCAAAAAATCATCGGGCTGCGGGGCGTCCGCGCCGACTTCCTTTTTATAAACGAGTTCGGGCGAAGAGGTATGCTCGTATATGCCCGAATAAGCATGACCCTCGCTTTGCAAGCCAAAGAAACGCTCGCTGACAGTCTGCGTATCAACAAATGAATAAATGCTGCCGTCGCCGTTGTCAAGCCTTGTTAAAATAAGCTCGCCGTCAAAATCAGCGGAGCTCTCAATAAAAGTCTTTGCCTCGTTTATCCTTATATATGCGTTGTTGTCGGTCATACGCAGACGCTCGATACGGTGCTCGATGTCACGTGAAACCGCCGCGGCATAGCTCTTGCCCACCGTGGGGTCTGTGAGCCTGCCGTCGACAAGCAGCCTGTGTATTATCAGCAAACGAAGGGTATATGCAACATCATGCCGCACAGCCTGCTCCTCTGAGAGCCTGCTGTCGAGCGCATTTAAAAACACCAGCGCATCGCCGCTTATCGGGAAAGGCTCGGTGCCGCTGTATTTTTCAATTATCCCCGCAGCGAATGAGCTTGCGCCGGAGAGCGCATAGAACCGCTGCCTCATAGGTGATATTATCGCAATGTTTCGTGCTGTCATACGCTCCATAGTATCACCTCACAGCTTAAAGGCTAAAGGGCAAAGCAACCTCGGTCAGACCCGTGTGCGCGATCTTGAGAGTCTGAACCATTACCGTGCTTTCCAAAGCATCGAGGGACGAGAATTCCCGCTCAACGATTATACCGCCCGATGCAAAAAACATTCTAACAATGCTGCCGTTTTTCTTTACCGAAATGGTTATAGCATCTATCTTCTTGCCTACCGAAAAAAAAGAAAACGCCGTGTCGGTAAGCGTAGAATGAAGACCTCGCTCAAACAATAGAAAATCGGGAGTGCGTTTTGGCTTTCTGAGTATCACGGGGGACTCGTTGCTGCCGCCCTCGACAATAGTCTCTATCTCGCACGAGCCTGCAAGATTTGAGACTCTGCTGAAGCTGTAATTGAACCCGTCAAGATTCACCGTAAAAGAATAGCCGGGTATAAAATCCTTTGCGGAGGAAACGCCCACAGTAACACTCACCGCCCTTTATCATCAGATGTTGAAAATATTCTCCGGTTCATCGTTGAGCTTGCTGTTGATGCGGGATATCTCCTTGCACCAGCGCTGACGCTCTTTATGGCTGAAACGCGCTATCTCGCTGTTCTGCCAGTGCATATAGTAACCGATGAACGCCATTTCTTCATATATCTTGTCTGCCGGATATGTTACTATTCTCCGGCTTCCAGAAAATTTACTGGTATCTCGATAGGTTGCCCGCAGTGAGGACACACCGATTTATACACGGGCATCTCCATTGTATTTATCTTTGAATAAAGATCCTGAAGGTATGCAAGATCTATGGTGAAAAGCCCCTCTACCACACGTGTGTCAACCGCGGGTAGAGTTCCGAGGCTCTTGATGACCCTTGACAGTATTATAATAGTAAGATAGCCGGGGTTTTGCTGCACTCTCGGATCCTTGAGCGGTATTATCTCATCGCCTGCATTGGCCAGTCTCATAACGCCCTCGCGGTGCAGATTTCCGTTCATATCCATATAGCCCTTGGGTAAAGTAAAGTTGAATTCCGTTTCAAACATCGTTACTGCTCCTTTCACAAAGTGATCA from Ruminococcus sp. NK3A76 includes these protein-coding regions:
- a CDS encoding DUF6760 family protein, producing MSSLRATYRDTSKFSGSRRIVTYPADKIYEEMAFIGYYMHWQNSEIARFSHKERQRWCKEISRINSKLNDEPENIFNI